GGTGGAACCGATAGCTTGGGGTAGTGAAGGTTCAGGATTATCCGTCTTCGCAGGAGACCACGGACTTATCCGTGGGTGAATGTGCAAACAATTGTTGTGCCGCGGCGTGATGTCGCCCCGAAGGCGAAGACGGGTATTTTGGGGGACCACGGGTTTACCCGTGAGGCTCAATAAGAAGGAAAGATCCGGACAATTTTTTTGACACATAAGCTCCAAGAACCTTCCTCACAGTTGCCGATACAGTGGCTTGTAAGGGTTCACGGCAGACTGGCGGTTTAAAGAGGCTGTTTAGAAACTGCTGCGCTTGCTGTTTTTTTCAACAGCCTGTTAATGTGAAAGCGGACGATATCAGGGGAGAGTGAAGAATGAGCGATAAGATTTGCAGGGAAATGGAGCAAAAAATAGAAGAGATGGAGCAGAAGATACTTCGCCTGAAACAAGGAATAGGTCTTTTTACAGGACTTTCCGGGTGACACCTGAAGACACGGTTGGTTTCGAATTGTTCGCCCTCGGTAATCGACAATGGGATATCCCTAGATTGAGAAAACTTCTCGGAGAAGTTCTTTCTGAAAACATCTTTTTTGAGGACTTTGAAGTGGAGCATGACTTTGAAACCATCGGGCGGAAAGTCATGCGGCTCAATGCCAGGGTCCTGGCCTCCGATGATGGGGCGGAACGAATCCTCCTGGCGATTGAAGATGTTACAGAGCAGACAAAGGCCCGGGAACGAACGGAACATCTGGTATCTGTGCTAAGGGGGCTCCGAAGTGTCAATCAGTTGATAACCAAAGAGAAAGATCCTCAAAGCTTGATTCAAGAGGTATGCCGGGCCCTCATAAATACCCTCTCTTTCGATACGGCCTGGATCGCATTGCTTGACGAGTCAGGGGAATTTCTCTTCGCCTCCGATGCAGGCATTGGGGAGCCTTTTAAAGAAATGATTCAGAACTTCCGCCACGGTCGATTTCCCCGTTGCGCACGCAGAGCTTTCAGGCAGGCGGAGGCACTGGTTATGGAATCGATGATTTTTTCCTGCAAGGATTGTCCCCTATGGGGCCGTTACAATGAAAGGGGAGCCCTTGCGGGACGCCTGGAGCATAACGGCAGGATATACGGCATGATGTGCGTAACGCTCCATTCATTCTTTGCCGCCAACAGAGATATCCGGGAATTGTTCGAAGAGCTGTCAAGAGACCTCGCCCTTGCCCTTTATGCGGTGGATATGAGGCGGGAGCGTGAGAAAGGAATCGAGAGGCTCAGGGCCAGTGAAGAGCGGTACCGGGACCTTTATGAAATGGCTCCCAGCGCTTATTTCACAGTCCGCCCGGACGAGAGAGGCACTGTTGTTGACTGCAACCTGGCCGCGGAAAGGCTCTTCGGTTACGACCGGGCGACCCTGAAAACGATGAGTGCTTTGGATCTGTGTGCGGATACTCCTGAAGGGTTACAGAAAGCAATGGAACTCCTCGGACGCTGCAACAGGGGGGAACCCGTGCGGGACATCCCCTTGATGATGAGGCACCGTGCCGGACATTCTCTCTGGGTCGGATTGTCTGTGGATCCCCAGCATGATTCCAGTGGAAATATCGTGCAACTACTCCTGATGATGACCAATCTTACGGAGAGAATGAGGGCTGAAGAGATCCTCAGGGATAAGTGGCGGCAGATGCAGACCATTTTCGATGGAATCAATGAGGTCATCTATGTTTCGGATCCAAGGACCTACGAGGTGTTGTTCGCCAACAAGGCCCTGCGGGATTTCCTGGGGAAGGATCCCGTGGGTAGCGTTTGTTACAAGGAGTTTCACGGGTTTGATTCCCCTTGCGATTTTTGCAAGAACGAGCTGCTTTTTAAGAACAGGGAGAAGCCCATCCAGTTCGAGAACCGTTGGCCGGGGACCGATCGGGATTTCCTGGTCACAAACAGGATCATCGATTGGCCGGACGGAAGGGATGTAAGATTCGAGATCGCCTGCGACATCACAAAGCAAAAAAAGCTGGAGACCCAACTCAGGCACGCCCAGAAGATGGAGGTGGTCGGGACCCTGGTGAGCGGCATTTCCCACGACTTCAACAACCTCCTTCAGGCCATATACGGCTATACCCAGATCCTGCTGATGGACAAGAGGTCGGACGATGTGGACTGGGATCGATTGAAGGGCATCGAAGAGGCGGCCGGGCGGGCCAGGGACCTCCTCCAGCAACTCCTGATTTTCAGCCGGAAGGTGGAGAGCCGTAAGAGGCCTGTTGACCTCAACCGGGAGATCCGGCAGGGCATCAAGATCCTAAGGCGGACCATCCCCCGAATGATCGATATACAGTTCAGGGAAGGCCCGAATCTGCGGATGATCAATGCTGACCCCGTCCAGATGGGCCAGGTGGTGATGAACCTCTCGGTTAACGCCAGGGACGCCATGCCGGAAGGGGGCGAACTTATCATTGAAACCGGGAACGTGATCCTGGACCAGGAATACGCTGATAGCCACCTGTGGGTGGAGCCCGGCGAATATGTTTGTTTGAGCGTTTCGGATACGGGCGTGGGCATGGACAAGGAGACGATGGAACACATCTTTGAACCCTTCTTCACCACCAAGGAGATCGGGAAAGGAACCGGCCTGGGTCTTTCAACGGTTTATGGGATCGTCCAGGATCACGGCGGGCACATAACCTGTCAGAGTGAACCAGGGAAGGGTACGACTTTCAGGGTGTATCTGCCTGTCCTTGCAGCAGACCATTCCGGGAGGGAAGAGAACGGCGGAAGGGAGGATGAAGACTTGCCCGGCGGCAAGGAGACGATCCTTCTGGTGGATGATGACGATATGTTGAGAAAAACCGGATCCGAAATGCTTCAGAGGTTCGGCTACAGGGTGCTTACCGCAGAAAGCGGAGAAAAGGCCCTTGAGGTATATAGAGAAAACAAGGAGAAAATCGCCCTGGTTATTCTGGACCTCGTAATGCCTGGAATGGGCGGGAAGCGCTGTCTGGAAAAGCTTATAGAAATGGATCCCGGTGTAAGGGTACTGGTCGCAAGCGGGTATTCCGCAAACGGCCTTTTAGAAGATTCCCTGAGGGCGGGAGCAATGGTAACCATTCTCAAGCCCTTTGAGATGAAGGAGCTGATGAAGGCGGTGCGGAAGGCCCTGGATCAAGAGATCGAAAGCCCGCGATCCAAAGACCCCTGAACCCTCACTCACCTTCGTTCTGAACGTTTGCTGCGGATAAGAGGACGCCCAGAGCGAAGGGCGCAATGTCAAAAATCCAAACAAAATAATAAACTTTTTGTTTTTCAAATTTACCCCCCCCTATCTACTTGAAAATAAAACAGATTCAGGTTGAATATAGATTATGCCAAATTGGCATATTTATTGCACTACTCATTGCATATTGGTTTCATGGATAGTTACACGCTAGCCTGAAGGAAAAAGCTCCCTGTTCACAGGAGAAAGGGGCGAACGATGAGTGCCGGCAATGATACCCGGATTCTCGTGATTGATGATGACCCTCAAATCCTGGATTTCGCCGCCACCGTCCTGGAGAGGGAAGCATACAGGGTCGAGACGTGTGATTCCTCCAAAAAATCTTTGCTTTTGCTCCATCGCCACGATTTTGATCTGGTCCTCCTTGATCTCGTGATGCCGGAAATGGACGGGATCGAGGTGGCCTCCCATATACAAAACAACATGGTGAACGCAGAGATCATCATCATGACCGGAGAGCCGGATGAGGACAGGATCGACCGGTGCAAACAGATGGGTATCGCCCATTTCCTTTTTAAACCCTTCAGTGCCCAGCAACTCAACTACACCGTATATGCCGGACTCTATTCAAAAAGGATGGAACAGGCCCTGGCGGACAGGGCAGGGAGAAGCGTAAGCGGCATGCCCATCATCGGGGTTTCCATGGCCATCCGGCATCTCCGTGAAGAGATCGAAATTTTGGCCCCTACGGATCTTCCCGTCCTTCTGGAGGGGGAGACGGGCACAGGAAAGGAACTGGTTGCAAGGGAGATCCATGAGCGGAGCAGACGCCGCGGGAGACCATTTTTCCCCGTAAACTGCGCCACTCTGGGAGAACTTGCGGAAAGCGAGCTTTTCGGACACGAGAAAGGTGCCTTTACGGGCGCAGTCCGATCAACCCGGGGCTGCGTTGGTTCGGCGGACGGTGGAACACTGTTTCTCGACGAGATCGGGGATCTACCCCTTTCCCTTCAGGCCAAGCTGCTCAGGTTCCTGGACAGCGGGGAGTACAGGAGAGTGGGAGATTCCCGCACGAGGAAGGCGGACGTACGTGTTATTTCCGCCACCAATTGCGACCTTGAAACGATGTGCCAGGAGAACCGTTTCAGACAGGATCTCTACTTTCGCATTTCAGGAGCACGCATCAGGACCCTTCCCCTTCGAGATCACCCGGAAGACATTCCCTTATTGACATGGCATTTTATCGAAGAATTCTCCTTTAGGCACAACCGAACCTTCCAGATGGCGCCGGATGCCGTCACCGCTCTTTCGGATTACGAATGGCCTGGTAACGTTCGCCAGTTGAAGTATGTAGTTCAACAACTCTGTGAAAGGTCGTTGGACGGCCGGATTCAATATCGGGATGTCGCAAACCTGTTGGGAATCAATAGCCGGCTGGGGCTGGACATCTACCGGAGGGCCAAAGAAAAGGCCCTCAGGGATTTCGACATCAAGTATTTTTCAGAAGTGATAACAGCGGCACAGGGGAAGTTGAAAAAGGCCCTTGAGATCACCGGCATGCACAAGAAGAATTTTTACACAAAACTGCGTGAATTAGAGTTATCGTTAAAGGAATTCGCTCCGGAGAGTCAAAAGGGAGGGATTCCCAAAAGAAGATCGGATACTGTCCTTTCCAAGCCCCTGCCTTATCCCGCCAGACAGCTTCGCGGATAGAATTCTTTGGAAATGGGATGAGAGGAGGCCTCCGTCTCTCCTTTTCATCCCCGGGAAGGAGTCCATCGGACTGACCTCTGAAGCCTGAAACTTTCTACCTCCCGAGGACGGCTTTCAGTGCCTGCATCAACCGTTTGACGTTTTCCGCCCTGGCCGAGTGACCCATCAAGCCGATCCGCCAGATCTTACCGGCTAGTGGTCCCAGTCCCCCTCCGATCTCGATCTTGTGCTTTTCGAGAAGTTCCCTCCTTACAGCCGCCTCATCCACACCGTCCGGGACCAGAACCGCATTCAGCATGGGAAGACGGTGGGAAGGATCGACCAGCATCTTCAAGCCGATATCCTCCAGGCCGGATACCAGCACTTGATGATTCTCCCGGTGCCTCTCAAAGACCTTCTCCAACCCCTCCTCGAGGATGAGTCGAAGCGCCTGGTATAGGCCGTAGAGCATATTGATGGGGGCCGTGTGGTGGTAGACCCTGGTGTGTCCCTCCCAGTAACGGGTGATCAGGGTGAGATCCAGGTACCAATTGGGAACCTTGCTTTTCCTGTTCCGGAGCGCGGAGACCGCCCTCTGGGAAAAGGAGATGGGAGCCAGGCCGGGAGGGCAGGAGAGGCACTTCTGAGTGCCGCTGTATAAGACATCCACCCCCCACTCGTCCATGGCGACCTTCATGCCGCCGAGGCTGGTGACCGCGTCCACCAGAAAGAGACTCTCAGAACCTTTAAGGAGGCCTCCGATCTGAGCCACGGGGTTACAGACACCGGTGGAGGTCTCCGCGTGGACCACCGCAACGACCTTGTAATGTTTTGCACAGGTTTTTTTCTCCACGTCCTCAGGGATCACCGGCCTTCCCCACTCGTATTCAAGTGTGTCGACCTCGGCCCCGAGACGGGAGGCCACCTCCTTCATCCTCTGACCGAATACCCCGTTTACCAGGATCAGGACCGGGTCGCCAGGCTCTATGAGGTTCACAAAAGCGCATTCCATCCCAGCAGAGCCAGTGCCCGAAACAGGCAGGGTAACGGGGTTGGATGTCTTCATCACGTTTTGCAATTGGACCTTGATGGCGTCCATGATCTTGATGAAATAAGGGTCGAGGTGGCCGATGGTCTTCCTGGACAGGGCCCGGTAAACGGCGTCCGGAACGCAGGAGGGGCCTGGTCCCATGAGAAGGACCTCCTTGAGGCCGTCAAGCATATTGTCTTGCATATCGACTCCTTTCCTTTCGAGTGGTTCTAAGCCGCTTCCGAGGGGCGACTTAACCGGCGCCGGTGAAGAACCGCCGGGCAGCCGGGTCCCTCCTCGACCGGCAAGTGTTTGGTAAAATTTGGTTTTCCATTGATTATGTGAAAAATATAATGCACGATTCAGGAATGTAAAGATCCTCCGCCCCCAAAAAAGGCGGGGTGCGGGGGGGAGGAATAACAGGTTTATGGGACCCAAATTGAGCGATTCCTGATGATATATTTGATTAAGCTATCTCATCAATATTTTGAAACGCTCAGTTTAGGTAAAGGTTAAGGAGGAGCATGGAGAAATGGCCGTTGAAATCGAAAGGAAATTTCTGGTCAAGGGTGAAGGGTGGAGAGGTAAGGTCAAGGGGGTGTTTTACCGACAGGGATACCTTTCAACTGAGAAGGAGCGAGTGGTTCGGGTACGGGCTACGAAAGACAAGGGCTTCCTGACCATAAAGGGCGCCCCGGAAAACCTCAAGCGCCCGGAGTACGAGTATGAGATTCCGGTAAAGGACGCCGAGGAGATGCTGGACTCCCTCTGCATCCGGCCGCTCATAGAAAAGACGCGATACCGGGTGGAGCACGGGGGATTTGTATGGGAGATCGATGTCTTTTCCGGTGAAAACAAGGGCCTCGTTCTGGCGGAGGTGGAGATCCAAGATCAAAACCAAGAGATCCCTTTGCCCGAGTGGATTGGAGAAGAAGTTTCAGGTGACCCCCGTTACACCAATGCACAGCTCGTGAAGAATCCTTACATCAGGTGGAATCCTTAGGGAAAATGGGTGGTTCCATGAAGGGCTCCGATTCGCCTCCCTTGATCCGGAATCGCCGGGGGCATGGTCATTCCCCGGAAGATCTGGTATAAACCGGGCCGTCATGCCATGAAGGTCCCCTGCGGACGATTTTTCTCCTCGTTGCCGTAAGAAAGGCCCCCCGAAGCCGCGAAATGGATCTGGGGCATATTAGGGGACTCTATCTGTTCACAAAGGCACTTCACCGTCCTGAAACCCTTTACATAGATGACGTTCGGCTCGTAAGGCGGCCTCTGGGTGGAATCCGGCCTGCAAGTGGAGAAGGATCCCTGAAAGGAGACCTTTGAAAAACGCCTGGCTTTACTCGATCCCGAGCCCCTTCCGTTTCCATAACACCCGGTGAGCACTTCAATTCGGTACCAACCTCCCTCCGAAAGGCCGATGGCGCCTTTTCTTTCGTTCCGAGGCTCCCGGGCTGGTGTTTTCAGCGGCTTATCAGCGGGGGACACTTGCCCGCCGCTTCCTGGCGGGCCGGCCCCCTCCGCATTCTCCCGCTCTAAGAAGAGCGTGAGCTGCGCGCCCTCCCGCCAGTCACTTCAGAAAAGGGGCCATCGGCCCTTGTTCAAACCATCCTCCCAAGGAGAAAAAGACTGAAAACATCAAGCCTCGGTAATCGGGAATTTCAACCGTAACTGACTCTCTTTAGTGAATGACAATGGGCCTTTTCCCAGGCCCTTTCTGGATCAAGCGCTTTCCCTGAAACCATTGTGCGCACCACCGGGAGAAGGGGCATGGAGATCTTTTCGGAAGTGACCTGTTGGGAGGCCTTCGTTATTTCATGGGGTTAGAGATGGGGGAAACCCCGGCTCCCGCTTGTAAAAGCGGGAGATCGGCGGAGGGGGCAAGAATCCCCCGTCACTAACCCCTTGAAATAACCAGGCCGGGAGACTCGGGAACGAGGAAAAGATCCCCATGCCCCTTCAATCTGATCCGGCGAATACTTCAATTCGATACCAACCTCCGAAAGGCCGATGGCCCCTTGAGACCTTTGAAAAACGCCCCCTTTTGCTCAATTTCTGCGTCAGACTCAAATTTTAATCCTCGAAATACTCAATGTATTCCTGTGGTTAAAATTTTCGTCTTCCTTGATCTTGATTTCGTCTTCCTTGATCTTGAACAAAATTGAACGTTTTTCAAAGGTCTCCCCTTTTCTTTCGTTCTAAGGCTCCCGGAGGATCGGCCTTAAGATCGAACTTTTTTCAGAGTTTGAAAGACCATTCCTTTCCTGTCAAAGATTTGACAGAAAGCAACTCCCAGCCTTTATTTTCTTTTTGTGCCTTTCCATGAAAAGGACCGTTTGAGAGTGAGAAAACAAAAGAAGCCTTCCTGATGGAGATTTGGCGCGAAAGATGCAATTATTTGAGATTGCCAAAATTCCAGGACGAGAAAAGGAGAGAAAATGAAAAGGATCGTCGGAATTACCGGAATCGTGCTTGTTCTCCTGGGGGGAGGATTGATCCCTTCTTTTTCTTCAGCATCAGATACGCCTCGCAGCCTTTTTATCCTTCACAGTTACGAGAAGGGGCACGTCTGCGGCCAGCCACAGCATGACGGCGTAATTGCGGCCCTAAAGGAGGCGGGATTCGAGGAAGGGAAAAACCTGGTTCTTCGAACTTATTACATGGATACGAAGCGGAAAAACAACACGCCGGAACTCATTGAATGGCAGGCAAGAATCGCTCTGGATATGATCCGCGACTTTGATCCGGATCTCCTCGTCACCCTGGATGACAATGCCTTTCGTACCGTTGCCCTGAAACTGGTGGACTCCCCGATCGCCGTAATCTTTTCCGGGATGAACGGCCAGCCCGAGGATTACAATGCCATTACGCCTTTCATGAAGGATAGGTCCCGGCCGGGGCACAACATCACCGGGGTCTACGAAAAATTGCACTTTGTCGATGCGGTGAAGGTCCATGCCAGGCTTTTCCCGGGACTTCGAAAAGTTCGGGTGCTGGTGGATCCTTCTCCCACCGGCAAGGCTGTCATGAACCAGGTCCGGAAGGAGATCAGTCGCGAACCGCTTCCCTGCGCCTGGGACATGAAACTTGTCAAATCCTGGGAAGCTTACCGGAACACGATTCTTTCCACAAATGAGGATCCTGAAATCGGCGCCATATACCCCGCCGCCCTGCTGCTCAAGGACGCCCGGGGAAAGACCTATACCGCACCCGAGATCTTTGCCTGGACGGCACGCCACTCCAGGCGGCCGGAAATCGCCGTGAACTACGATTTCACGCGCATGGGACTTTTCGGCGGGGCGGCGGTGGATTTCTTTTACATGGGGAAGCAGGCCGGCCGAATGGCCGTGCGGTGCCTGAGGGGTGAGGACCCGGGAACCATTCCCATCGAGGATGCCGAGCGATATGCCCTGGTTTTCAACCTGGATCGTGCGAGACAGCTGGGTATTCACATCCCCCCCGATGTTCTGATGGCTGCGGATGAAGTTGTTCAGGCCGGAAGATGATCAGCGGGAGGGCGAGTATGCGGGCTGGTAGAAAATTTTCAAGATTCATCCTTTACTCGTTGATCCTTTTACAGGGATTATCTCTTACCCTGGTCCTGGGTATCCTTTACGGGATCCTTGGGCGAACCATGGGTCGTGAATTCTACAACAGGCTCCAGAGAAAGCAGGTCGAGGTATGCATGGTCCTCATGGATCGGTTCAACGGGCTTGAATCCAGGCTCCGCGAGCTGGCCCTGGACAACACCCTGAGGGTCAGCATGATGCTGGGGGTGGAGAGTCAGGCACTCGAGGTATTGGCCCGGCACTATCCCCGCTCAAGCGGGGCCTGGTTCCTGGTCCATGACCGGGCGAAAGACCGTTACCTGCCCGAAATAGATCCGGAACTTCGTTTTTTGGTTCCTCACTTAAAAAGGCTCTCGCAATCAGCACGGGTGAAAGTGGAGATGTTCAGGGATTTCGGAAAAGGGAAACTCCTCACCCTGATTTCTTTCCCCATCATGAGGAGTGACGAACGTTTGGGGACCAGCTACGCCGTCTACGATCTAGCCCGGGACGAGCGGTTCTGGAGCAGGATTTCAGGGAACCTGGGTGGCCGATTGGTGTTCCAGGGGCATGGATACCGGGTAAACCTTCGGACCGGGGAAAGGGAGCCGGTTGGACGAAAGGACTTTCAAGATGAATGTGTTTTCTTGCCTCTCAAGGATTTCCCGGGGATCTATTACGCGGCATCGACCCGGCCCCTCAGGGAAGAAAAGTTTTTTCTGGTCACCACCCTTGCCCAGCTCTGCGGTGCGGTTTTCCTGTTTACAGTAGTGGTGTCTCTATTCATCACCAGGAGGATGGGGGCTCGCCTGGAGAACCTGGCCGAGCAGTCCCTGGAAATCGCTGAGAACCCATCGAGACGGTCCCTTGAAGAGGACAAGCTCGGATACCTCGAGTTTCAAAAACTTGCAAAGGCCTTCAACGCGGTCCTGGCAAGACTCCTCGACGCCCAGGAGCAGCTCCGGGCCAGGGCCAGGAAGGAACTGGATGTCAGCGAGATGCGTTACCGCAGGACCCTGGAGGCCGCACCCGACGCCATCACGATCAGCACTATGAAAGACGGCCGTTTCATTGAAGTCAACGACGCCTTTTGCCAGTTGACCGGGTATTCCAGAGAAGAGGCCCTGGGGAAAACGGCCTATGATTTGAACCTCTATGTTGATCCCAAGGAGCGGGACAGGCTTTTGAAAATCCTGGAGGAGCGGGGCGGGGTGAGCGGGTTGGAGTTGACATTCCGGAAAAAAGACGGAACGGAATTTTCCGTCCTGCTCTCTGCAAGGACCATGCGGCTCAAGGGCGAAGAGTGCATGGTCGCGGTCTCCTCGGACATTACGGAACGCAAGCTGGCCGACGAGGCCCTGAGGGAATCCCATCACACACTCCTAACGGTCCTTGACAGCATCGAGGCCGGCATTTATGTGGCGGACATGGAAACCTTCAAAATCCTTTTCATGAACCGTTACATGAAGGAAATCTTCGGCCACGGGCTGGAAGGCGAGATATGTTACCAGGCCCTCAGGAACGAAAAAAAGCCCTGCCAACAGTGCGTTTCCAGCAGACTGGTGGACAGGAACGGCAATCCGGCCGGGGTAGTGGTCTGGGAAGGTGAAAACCCCATTACCAAAAAATGGTACGTCAATTATGCGCGGGCCATCCGCTGGATCGACGGACGGCTGGTTCGTTACCATGTCTCCTTTGATATCACCCAGCTCAAGGAACTTGAAAAGGAGAGGCTCAATGCGGAAATTCAACTCCGAAAGATCCAGAAGATGGAGGCGGTTGGAACCCTTGCAGGCGGCGTGGCCCATGACCTGAACAACATCCTCACAGGTATTGTGAGTTATCCGGATCTCCTCCTGATGCAACTCCCTGATGACAGCCCCCTCAGGGGGCCGATCCTGACCATCCAGAATACCGGCAAGAAGGCGGCGGCCATCGTGCAGGATCTTTTGACCCTTGCACGGCGGGGGGTCCCGGTAAACGAGGTGGTCAACCTGAACGACATCGTCTCCGAGTATCTGAACAGTCCCGAGCACAGGAAGATCATGGCCTACCATGAAGGGGTGCGGGTTGAAACCCGGCTTGATCCCGGTTTGTTGAATATCATGGGATCTTCCGTCCACCTTTCCAAGACCGTCATGAACCTAGTCTCAAACGCCGCGGAAGCCATGACCGAAAGGGGTACCATCCGCATTACTACGAGAAACCAGTACCTGGATCAACCTGTTCGGGGGTATGAGGACGTCAAGGAAGGGGACTATGTGGTACTTTCCGTCGCGGACACCGGGATCGGTATATCTCCTGAAGATCAGGAAAGGATCTTCGAACCCTTTTACACCAAAAAGGTCATGGGGAGAAGCGGGACAGGCCTTGGCATGGCCGTTGTATGGGGAACCGTGAAAGACCATGAGGGGTATATTGACGTGGAATCGGCCGTGGGAAAAGGAACGACCTTCACCCTCTATTTTCCCGTGACCCGAAAAGAGATGGCACGGAAACCAGAAGCGGTTTCCGTGGATTCCTATAAGGGAAAGGGGGAGAGGATTCTCGTGGTCGATGACGTACGCGAGCAGAGGGAGATCGCATCTTTATTGCTCTCTAAGCTGGGGTACTCTGTCACCACCGCCGCAAGCGGAGAGGAGGCCGTTGAGTATCTTAAAGAAAATTCTGCGGATCTGCTGGTGCTGGACATGATCATGTCCCCCGGAATGGACGGCCTTGATACCTACA
This genomic interval from Deltaproteobacteria bacterium contains the following:
- a CDS encoding response regulator, with amino-acid sequence MTPEDTVGFELFALGNRQWDIPRLRKLLGEVLSENIFFEDFEVEHDFETIGRKVMRLNARVLASDDGAERILLAIEDVTEQTKARERTEHLVSVLRGLRSVNQLITKEKDPQSLIQEVCRALINTLSFDTAWIALLDESGEFLFASDAGIGEPFKEMIQNFRHGRFPRCARRAFRQAEALVMESMIFSCKDCPLWGRYNERGALAGRLEHNGRIYGMMCVTLHSFFAANRDIRELFEELSRDLALALYAVDMRREREKGIERLRASEERYRDLYEMAPSAYFTVRPDERGTVVDCNLAAERLFGYDRATLKTMSALDLCADTPEGLQKAMELLGRCNRGEPVRDIPLMMRHRAGHSLWVGLSVDPQHDSSGNIVQLLLMMTNLTERMRAEEILRDKWRQMQTIFDGINEVIYVSDPRTYEVLFANKALRDFLGKDPVGSVCYKEFHGFDSPCDFCKNELLFKNREKPIQFENRWPGTDRDFLVTNRIIDWPDGRDVRFEIACDITKQKKLETQLRHAQKMEVVGTLVSGISHDFNNLLQAIYGYTQILLMDKRSDDVDWDRLKGIEEAAGRARDLLQQLLIFSRKVESRKRPVDLNREIRQGIKILRRTIPRMIDIQFREGPNLRMINADPVQMGQVVMNLSVNARDAMPEGGELIIETGNVILDQEYADSHLWVEPGEYVCLSVSDTGVGMDKETMEHIFEPFFTTKEIGKGTGLGLSTVYGIVQDHGGHITCQSEPGKGTTFRVYLPVLAADHSGREENGGREDEDLPGGKETILLVDDDDMLRKTGSEMLQRFGYRVLTAESGEKALEVYRENKEKIALVILDLVMPGMGGKRCLEKLIEMDPGVRVLVASGYSANGLLEDSLRAGAMVTILKPFEMKELMKAVRKALDQEIESPRSKDP
- a CDS encoding CYTH domain-containing protein, giving the protein MAVEIERKFLVKGEGWRGKVKGVFYRQGYLSTEKERVVRVRATKDKGFLTIKGAPENLKRPEYEYEIPVKDAEEMLDSLCIRPLIEKTRYRVEHGGFVWEIDVFSGENKGLVLAEVEIQDQNQEIPLPEWIGEEVSGDPRYTNAQLVKNPYIRWNP
- a CDS encoding PAS domain S-box protein, translating into MRAGRKFSRFILYSLILLQGLSLTLVLGILYGILGRTMGREFYNRLQRKQVEVCMVLMDRFNGLESRLRELALDNTLRVSMMLGVESQALEVLARHYPRSSGAWFLVHDRAKDRYLPEIDPELRFLVPHLKRLSQSARVKVEMFRDFGKGKLLTLISFPIMRSDERLGTSYAVYDLARDERFWSRISGNLGGRLVFQGHGYRVNLRTGEREPVGRKDFQDECVFLPLKDFPGIYYAASTRPLREEKFFLVTTLAQLCGAVFLFTVVVSLFITRRMGARLENLAEQSLEIAENPSRRSLEEDKLGYLEFQKLAKAFNAVLARLLDAQEQLRARARKELDVSEMRYRRTLEAAPDAITISTMKDGRFIEVNDAFCQLTGYSREEALGKTAYDLNLYVDPKERDRLLKILEERGGVSGLELTFRKKDGTEFSVLLSARTMRLKGEECMVAVSSDITERKLADEALRESHHTLLTVLDSIEAGIYVADMETFKILFMNRYMKEIFGHGLEGEICYQALRNEKKPCQQCVSSRLVDRNGNPAGVVVWEGENPITKKWYVNYARAIRWIDGRLVRYHVSFDITQLKELEKERLNAEIQLRKIQKMEAVGTLAGGVAHDLNNILTGIVSYPDLLLMQLPDDSPLRGPILTIQNTGKKAAAIVQDLLTLARRGVPVNEVVNLNDIVSEYLNSPEHRKIMAYHEGVRVETRLDPGLLNIMGSSVHLSKTVMNLVSNAAEAMTERGTIRITTRNQYLDQPVRGYEDVKEGDYVVLSVADTGIGISPEDQERIFEPFYTKKVMGRSGTGLGMAVVWGTVKDHEGYIDVESAVGKGTTFTLYFPVTRKEMARKPEAVSVDSYKGKGERILVVDDVREQREIASLLLSKLGYSVTTAASGEEAVEYLKENSADLLVLDMIMSPGMDGLDTYKKILEIHPGQRAIIASGYSENERVKEAQRLGAGPYVKKPYTLENIGLAVRRELDREARDRSQG
- a CDS encoding alanine--glyoxylate aminotransferase family protein produces the protein MLDGLKEVLLMGPGPSCVPDAVYRALSRKTIGHLDPYFIKIMDAIKVQLQNVMKTSNPVTLPVSGTGSAGMECAFVNLIEPGDPVLILVNGVFGQRMKEVASRLGAEVDTLEYEWGRPVIPEDVEKKTCAKHYKVVAVVHAETSTGVCNPVAQIGGLLKGSESLFLVDAVTSLGGMKVAMDEWGVDVLYSGTQKCLSCPPGLAPISFSQRAVSALRNRKSKVPNWYLDLTLITRYWEGHTRVYHHTAPINMLYGLYQALRLILEEGLEKVFERHRENHQVLVSGLEDIGLKMLVDPSHRLPMLNAVLVPDGVDEAAVRRELLEKHKIEIGGGLGPLAGKIWRIGLMGHSARAENVKRLMQALKAVLGR
- a CDS encoding sigma-54-dependent Fis family transcriptional regulator — translated: MSAGNDTRILVIDDDPQILDFAATVLEREAYRVETCDSSKKSLLLLHRHDFDLVLLDLVMPEMDGIEVASHIQNNMVNAEIIIMTGEPDEDRIDRCKQMGIAHFLFKPFSAQQLNYTVYAGLYSKRMEQALADRAGRSVSGMPIIGVSMAIRHLREEIEILAPTDLPVLLEGETGTGKELVAREIHERSRRRGRPFFPVNCATLGELAESELFGHEKGAFTGAVRSTRGCVGSADGGTLFLDEIGDLPLSLQAKLLRFLDSGEYRRVGDSRTRKADVRVISATNCDLETMCQENRFRQDLYFRISGARIRTLPLRDHPEDIPLLTWHFIEEFSFRHNRTFQMAPDAVTALSDYEWPGNVRQLKYVVQQLCERSLDGRIQYRDVANLLGINSRLGLDIYRRAKEKALRDFDIKYFSEVITAAQGKLKKALEITGMHKKNFYTKLRELELSLKEFAPESQKGGIPKRRSDTVLSKPLPYPARQLRG